GCCCTTCAGTCGGGCCCTTTGCCCGGTGCCTTCCTTCACCGTTACGGTGAGGGCGCGCCTCAGGTAATCGGCAACGGAAGGGATGAACATCCGGCGCTCCTCACCGCAGGCGGCAACCGGGATGAGCTCTCCCCCCGGGTCCCTGCGGGCGGCAACGAGCCGAGGTGGCTCTAGAACTCCGCCGTTGGCTATGGCTGCCGTAATCATGGCCACGTGGAAGGGCGTTACCAGGACCGGGCCCTGGCCTATACCCGCCTCGGCAAGAGCGTTCCCGGTTAGCTCCCGTTCCGGAAAGCGGCTCCTGGTTACAGGCAGATCAAAGGCCCACTCGGCATTGAACCCCCACCCGGGGCACGCCCCTCGGAACGCTTCGCCCCCCAGCTCCAGGGCCAGTTGGGCGCAGGCTACATTGCAGGACTGGGCCAGCGCGCGGGAGAGATCGATCTCGCCGTGCGCGGACCAACAGTTCAGGCGCCGGCCTTCCACCACCAGAAAGCCGGGACAGTAATAGTGTTTGCCGGCCGAGGCCGGGTCCTTCTCTACCGCCAGGGCACAGGTAAGGATCTTGGCCACCGAGCCGGGGGGATAGAGACCGTTCAGGGCCCGGTTCAGCAGGGGCGCGTCCGGCCGCCTGCCGAGTTCCGCCCACTCCTCGTCTATCCTTCCGGGGTCAAACCCGGGAGTGCTGACCAGGGCCAGCACCTCCCCGGTGGCCGGGTTCGTTACTATTACCGCCCCGCGTCTCGCTGCCAGCAGTTCCGCGGCCCGCCTCTGCAGACCGGCATCCAGAGTGAGCACCACATCGTAACCCTCTCCCGCCCGGCCGATGAGGCGCCGGAGCCAGTTGACGGCGCCTTGCGTTCCCGTTTTCCCTGCCAGCCATTCTTCGGCCGCCTGCTCCACCCCGGTTTTCCCGTGCCGGTGCGATATATACCCGATAACGTGGGCGGCAGCGGGCCCGAGCGGATAAACCCGTTCGTTTCCCCGGCTTTGGGCTAGCATTTCGCCGTTTCGGTCGAGAATTCCTCCTCGGTTTACCGTTCGGGCCTCCAACTCCCGGCGGGGGTTCAACGGGTGGGCGGCGAGCTCGGGAGCCCGGGCCAGGTAGAAGTAGCCGAGATAAGCCATCAGGCCGGCGAAGCCCAAGACGAAGGCCAGGCTGAGGGTCCGGAACTGCCGCTTCATGTCAGCTCTTCCTCCGGCCCTGTTCTGCGGCCGCCCAGTTGCAGGAGCAGGCCGATCACCAGGTAGAATACCACCGTGGAACTGCCGCCGTAGCTGAATAGGGGCAGGGTGACCCCGGTGAGCGGGAAGAGCCTGGTTACTCCTGCCAGGAGTACGAGGCTCTGCAGGGCGAGGAGCGCGGTCAGGCCTCCGGCCAGCAGGGAGCCCGCGGCATCCTGGCTTTGGGCTGCGATCCCAAACCCGCGCCAGGCCAAGACCAGGTAGAGGCCGATCACTCCCAAGGCACCGGCCAGACCCATTTCCTCGGCCAGAACGGCGAACAGGTAATCGGTAGCCGACGCCGGGATGAGGTGGCCGTAGCCCCGCCCCACCCCGGTCCCGACCAGGCCGCCCTCCGCCAGGGCGAAAAGACCCTGCAACACCTGGTACCCCGCTCCGTAGGCCTCGGACCACGGATCGAGCCATACCCAGATTCTCTCCTGCACGTGCCCGAACAGGTGATAGCCGGCCACCAGTCCCGCCAGCAGTAGTGCTGCTCCGGTTACCAGATAGAGGGATCGCCCGGTGGCCAGGTAAAGCATCGTCACCAGCGTGCAAAACAGTATCAGCCCGGCCCCCAGGTCCCGCTGTACGGCCACCAGCAGGAGCGAGAGGCCCCAGATCGCGCCCAGGGGCACCAGGGCCTGGGGGGCGGGGAGCCCTATTCTCCCCCAGGACCGCCAGTTCACGGAAAGGAGCTCGCGGTGCTCGTCCAGATATCCGGCCAGGGAAACGACCATCAGCAGCTTGACCGCCTCGACCGGCTGAAAACGAAGGACGCCGAGGCTCAGCCAGCTCTTGGCCCCGCCTATCCTGGTGCCCACCGCCAGGGTGGCGCCGAGCAGGACCAGGGCGAGGACGGCGGCGGAATACCTGTATTCCAGGAGGGTGCGGTAGTCGGGCAGCAGGGCAAGCAGGCACAGGCCGCCAAGGCCGATCAGCACCCACAGCACCTGACGGTCGGCGAGTGCGGGCTCAAGACCATAGAGTTCCACCAGTCCCAGAAGGTTGAGAAGATAGGCGGCGGGAAGCAGTACGGTATCGGTTTGGGGCCAGCGCCACCGTTTGACCGCGTAGACGGCCCAGTAGCCGCCCAGCAGACCGGCCAGGCGCCACAGACGCTCGCCGCCTTCCCCGGACCGGTAGAGGTGCACCACGAGGAGCAGCAGGAAGAGGGAAACGATCAGCAGCAGTTTTGCCTCCAGACCCCTATTCATAGCGGATCAGCACGGCGGTGACGTTGTCCGGTGCCCCGCGGGTGAGGGCGAGGGCAAAGAGCCGGTCGAGCAGGGCGTCGAGTCCGGTGTTCGTCCGCAACACCGCTTCCAGTTCCGAGGCCGAAACCAGCGAGGAAAGGCCGTCCGTGCATAGGAGCAGCAGATCCCCGGCTTCCAGCGGCATTACCAGGCTGTCCACCGCCACCTCCGGTTCCGTGCCCACGGCGCGGGTGAGAACGTGCCGCTGCGGATGATGGCGGGCGGCTTCCGGGCCCAGTCCGCCCAGACGGCGCATCTCCTCCGCCAGGGAATGGTCCTGGGTCAGTTTGCGCAGACGGCCCCTCCGGTAGTGGTAGGCGCTGCTGTCGCCCACGTGACCCAGGTATAGGTTGGAGTCGAGCAGCCAGGCCACGGTCAGGGTCGTCCCCATTCCCCGGTGTTCGGCGCAGGTTTGTCCTTCCAGGAACACCTGGCGGTTGGCCTCCCGGATGGCCTCCATCAACCGCTCTCGGGGTGGGCCCGACGGGACCTCCTCCAGCGCCCTTTCTACCGTCCGAACCGCCAGCCAGCTGGCCACCTCCCCGGCCAGGTGCCCGCCCAGGCCGTCGGCTACGGCAAATACTCCCAACTCCTCCCTGACCAGGAAGGCGTCTTCATTCTCCTTGCGTACCAAACCCGGATGCGTCCTTGCCTGAGCTTCCACGGCCCCTCACCCCAGGAATTTTAAAGTGGTGTCTCCCAAGGTAATCCTATCCCCGGCACTGATCCTGGCCGGTCCCCGAAGCCGAACCCCGTTGATGTAGGTACCGTTGGTACTCCCGGCATCCTGAACCCAATAGTCTTGCCCCCGCCGGACGAGGACGGCGTGCCGGGCGGAAACCGTCGGTGCCGGCAGCACGATGTCGTTGTGCGGATCCCGGCCGATGGTCACATACTCCTTCAGAGAAAACACCGGGCCTTTCTTGCCGGTGGGATCAAGCACCACCAGGCGGGCTCCGGGCGGACCTTCGGTCGGCCCAGTCCCCTCTTTGGCCCTATGCAGGTCCTGCCAGGCCGCCCGAATAATCTGTGCCAGGAACCAGTAAAGCAGGACCAGGAAGAGGTAACGCAGGGCGGTGATCAGGACGTCTAGTAATGCCATTCTACCTCCAGTTCGCTGTCTCCTATTTGAATGCGGTCTCCGGGCCGGAGGGGTTGCCGGTGGACCCTCTGACCGTTGATGTAGGTGCCGTTGGTGCTGTCCAGGTCGATAAGCCAATAGAGCTCCTGGCGCCTTTCGATTACCGCGTGCTGCCGGGACACGTTCGGGTCGGTCAATACCAGGTGGCACCCGGGCCGGCGGCCGATGAGTACTTCCTCCTGGCCCAAGGCCACGCTGAGGCCGCTGTCCGGTCCCCGCACCACCTTCAGCGTTACCCGGTGGTTCGCCTGCTCGGCGGAGGGTTCCGGTTCGTCTTCGCTGAAGCGGCTGTGCAGACGCAGGCGGCCCGACGGCAGAGCCTCGTCCACTTCCAGCCGCACTTGGGGTTTGCCTACCAGGGTAAACCCCCGTTCGGCCGCCTTCTCCTCCAGGTAGGCGCCCAATTCCTCGGTCAGAGCCTGTTCCATGGCGCTCAGGGCAATCCAGTCGTCGCTGCTGAGGTATACGAGATAGCGGTTGGGCACGTATATCCGCTTCACGCTTATCTTCTTGTGGGAGCCCATTTCCCGCAGCAATTTCTTGGCGATTTCTACCGGCTGGATTCCTGCTCCTACGGTTCGGCGACCGGTGCTTTCCCACCACGCGCTGAGGCGTTCTTCCAACTGCCGCAACCAGGCCACGGCCTATCCCTCCGCCGTCACCCACCCCGCAACTGTCCGCAGGCGGCGCTGATGTCTGCTCCCCGCTCCTCCCGCAGGCTGGCCTCCAGTCCGAACCTCTCCAGGACTTCCCTGAAGGCCCGGACCCCTTCCGGGGATGGGGGGCGAAAGTCCTTTCCTCTCACGGAGTTGTAGGGTATGAGATTCACCTGACAAGGTATTCCCCTGAGCAACTCCCCCAGCCGCCTGGCGTGCCGCGGGGAATCGTTTATTCCCGCCAGCAGCAGGTAGGCGAAGGTGACGCGGCGGCGCGTCCGGGAGGCGTAGTGCCGGCAGGCGGACAGCAGTTCGGCCAAAGGGAACCGCCGGTTGATCGGCAGCAGCCGGTTGCGCAACTCGTCGTCCGCAGCGTGCAGGGACACGGCCAGGCGTACCGAAAGGCCTTCCTCTGCCAGCCGGCGGATGCCCGGAACTACGCCGCAGGTGGACACGGTAACGCGGCGCTGGCCCAGGTTCAGTCCCTCGGGGTGGCTCAGGATGCGGATGCTCTTCACCACCGCCTCGTAATTCAGCAGCGGCTCCCCCATTCCCATGTAGACCACGTTGGTTACCGCTTCCCCGCCGTCTTCGGCCGCCAGTCTGCGGTTCCAGAAGTAGACCTGCCCTACCAGTTCCGACGGCCGCAGGTTGCGCCGGAACCCCAGTTCACCGGTAGCGCAGAAACGGCAGGCCAGGGCACAGCCGATCTGGCTGGAAATGCAGGTGCTCACCCGGTCGCGCGTGCGGCGGCGGGGATACAGCATCAGGACCGTCTCCGCTCCCTCTCCGTCCGGGAACCGCAGGAGGCACTTTCGGGTCTGCCCGTCGGCGGAAACCAGCTGCCGCTCCGGCACCGGCGAGCCGATATGACTCCTCTCCGCCAGGACCCGGCGCAGGCTGCGGGGAAGGTCGGTCATTTCCTCGAAGGCGGTGCTGCCCCGCCGGTGGATCCAGGCGAACAACTGTTCGGCCCGGTAGGGTTCGGCACCCAGTTCCTTTACCAGAGTCTGCATTTCCGCCCAATCCAAGTCTCGCAGATCTATTCTATCCATCGTTCCGCCCCCTTACCGCTTGCGCAGGCGGGCGATGAAGAAGCCGTCGGTGCCGTGCACGTGGGGGTAAAGCTGCAGCCAGCCCTGGGCTGCCTGTTGCCGGTCCTCGGGTCGCGGCAGGGGCCTGGGCAGGTGCGAATTGAGATCTTCGGGTACGAGATCGGGATGCCGGTCCCGCAGCTCCCGTACCACCTCCTGGTTCTCCTCCGGCTCCACCGTGCAGGTGCTGTAGACCAGAACCCCGCCGGAGGGCAGCAGCGCCCAGGCGGCCTCGAGCAGTTCCAGCTGGAGTGCGGGAAGGACGGCCAGGTCCCGGGGATTCTTCTTCCAGCGGGCGTCGGCCCGGCGGCGCAGCACCCCCAGCCCCGAACAGGGTGCGTCTACCAGTACGAATTCAGGCGTATCGTCGACCAGATCCGGCAGCCGGCGGGCATCCGCGGCCAGGGAACGCACGCAGGTTACTCCCAGGCGCGCGCAGGCCCGGCGGAGAAGGCGCAGGCGTCCGGGCTGCCGGTCTACCGCCAGGATGTCTCCCCGGTTATGATTCAGTTGGGCCAGGTGCGTGGTCTTGGTGCCCAGCCCGGCGCAGGCGTCCACCGTAAGTGATTGCTCCCGGGGCGAAAGCGCGTGGCTGACCACCATAGAACCCTCATCTTGGAAGACGTAATGCCCGGCCTGCAGCCCGGGCAGGTCCTCCAGAAAGGAGAGCCCCTCTACCACCAGACCCTCGGGAGCATACCCGGACTCCCGGACTTCCTGCCCCCGGGCCTTGAATTCCGCTGCCACCTCCCGGGGTTCTCGCTTCAGAGTGTTTACCCGCACGGCCAGAGGGGGGGGGCGGTTGGCGGCCTCCATCAGGGCCTCCGTCCATTCCCTGCCCCACCGCCGCAGCCAGCGCTGGACCAGCCAGGGGGGGTGAGAATGCTTGAGCGCGAGGTGAGTAACGGGATCGGCGGAAAAGGGAGGAAGATCGGGGCGACCGTTCCGCGCCAGGCTTCGCAGCACGGCGTTTACCAGGCCGGCCGTGCGTGGGGCGTACTTCTTGGCGAGCTCTACCGCAGTATCGCAGGCGGCCGAGGCCGGTATCCGATCCAGGTACAGAATCTGGTAAGCCGCCAGCCGCAGGATATTCCTGGCCCAGGGGGGAGTTCCCGCCATCCCGCGCGGAAGCCAGCGCCCCAAAGCCCAGTCCAGAGTCAGGCGCCGCTTCACCGTACCGCTCACCAATTCGGTTACCAGGGACCGGTCCAAACGACCGAGGGGGCTCGCGGACAAGGCCCGGGTAGTGGCCAGGTCGCTGAACGCCCCCCTTTCGTTCACGCTGAAGATGACCCTTAGGGCCAGCTCGCGCGCGGCGATTCCCGCCTTCTCTATTCTTCCCTACCCCCCATGGCGGAAGAAATGAGGAGGAGGCGGATCAGGTTGAGCACGGCCATAAGCGCGGCCGCCAGATAGGTTAAGGCCGCGGCGCCCAGCACTTCCCGCGCCGCCCGGATTTCCTGCCGGTGCACGTAACCGCCGGTGGACAACAGGGCAATGGCGCGGTTGCTGGCGTTAAACTCCACCGGGAGAGTGATCAGCTGGAATAAGACCACACCCACGAAGGCGTACACCCCGATACGCGCCAGTTCCGGCCAGCCGAGGATTATTCCCAGGAACAGGAGCGGGAAGGCCAGGTTGGAGCCCAGCTGAGCAACGGGAACGAAGGCCGAGCGCAGGTACAGCGGCAGGTAGCGGGTATGATGCTGGATGGCATGGCCTGCCTCGTGGGCCGCAACCCCGATGGCCGCCAGGGAACTGCTCTGGTATACTTCCGGCGAAAGCCGCAGTATTCGGGCCCGGGGGTCGTAATGGTCACCCAGAGTGCGGGGAGTAACCTCGATGCGTACGTTCCTAACTCCCGCCCGATCGAGCAACTGGCGGGCCACCGCCGCGCCGGTCAGGCCGCTCGAGGCCGGAACCCGCAGGTAGCGCTGGTAGGTGGACTGAACCTTGGCCTGAGCGTAGAGGGCCAGGACAATGGCCGGCACCAACAGTATCAGGGTGGGATCAAACAAGGGAAACCACATTAACTCTTTCCCCTCCTCTATGTTCTCCCGTGGTCGGATCTTGCGCCCGAACTGTTATAACAATTGCCTACCCTTTCGC
The nucleotide sequence above comes from Clostridia bacterium. Encoded proteins:
- a CDS encoding penicillin-binding transpeptidase domain-containing protein; protein product: MKRQFRTLSLAFVLGFAGLMAYLGYFYLARAPELAAHPLNPRRELEARTVNRGGILDRNGEMLAQSRGNERVYPLGPAAAHVIGYISHRHGKTGVEQAAEEWLAGKTGTQGAVNWLRRLIGRAGEGYDVVLTLDAGLQRRAAELLAARRGAVIVTNPATGEVLALVSTPGFDPGRIDEEWAELGRRPDAPLLNRALNGLYPPGSVAKILTCALAVEKDPASAGKHYYCPGFLVVEGRRLNCWSAHGEIDLSRALAQSCNVACAQLALELGGEAFRGACPGWGFNAEWAFDLPVTRSRFPERELTGNALAEAGIGQGPVLVTPFHVAMITAAIANGGVLEPPRLVAARRDPGGELIPVAACGEERRMFIPSVADYLRRALTVTVKEGTGQRARLKGIEVAGKTGSAENPHGPAHAWFTGFAPAGAPRVAVTVLVENGGSGGEVAAPIAGELLADALRLTAR
- a CDS encoding FtsW/RodA/SpoVE family cell cycle protein; this translates as MNRGLEAKLLLIVSLFLLLLVVHLYRSGEGGERLWRLAGLLGGYWAVYAVKRWRWPQTDTVLLPAAYLLNLLGLVELYGLEPALADRQVLWVLIGLGGLCLLALLPDYRTLLEYRYSAAVLALVLLGATLAVGTRIGGAKSWLSLGVLRFQPVEAVKLLMVVSLAGYLDEHRELLSVNWRSWGRIGLPAPQALVPLGAIWGLSLLLVAVQRDLGAGLILFCTLVTMLYLATGRSLYLVTGAALLLAGLVAGYHLFGHVQERIWVWLDPWSEAYGAGYQVLQGLFALAEGGLVGTGVGRGYGHLIPASATDYLFAVLAEEMGLAGALGVIGLYLVLAWRGFGIAAQSQDAAGSLLAGGLTALLALQSLVLLAGVTRLFPLTGVTLPLFSYGGSSTVVFYLVIGLLLQLGGRRTGPEEELT
- a CDS encoding Stp1/IreP family PP2C-type Ser/Thr phosphatase gives rise to the protein MEAQARTHPGLVRKENEDAFLVREELGVFAVADGLGGHLAGEVASWLAVRTVERALEEVPSGPPRERLMEAIREANRQVFLEGQTCAEHRGMGTTLTVAWLLDSNLYLGHVGDSSAYHYRRGRLRKLTQDHSLAEEMRRLGGLGPEAARHHPQRHVLTRAVGTEPEVAVDSLVMPLEAGDLLLLCTDGLSSLVSASELEAVLRTNTGLDALLDRLFALALTRGAPDNVTAVLIRYE
- a CDS encoding FHA domain-containing protein yields the protein MALLDVLITALRYLFLVLLYWFLAQIIRAAWQDLHRAKEGTGPTEGPPGARLVVLDPTGKKGPVFSLKEYVTIGRDPHNDIVLPAPTVSARHAVLVRRGQDYWVQDAGSTNGTYINGVRLRGPARISAGDRITLGDTTLKFLG
- a CDS encoding DUF3662 domain-containing protein, whose protein sequence is MAWLRQLEERLSAWWESTGRRTVGAGIQPVEIAKKLLREMGSHKKISVKRIYVPNRYLVYLSSDDWIALSAMEQALTEELGAYLEEKAAERGFTLVGKPQVRLEVDEALPSGRLRLHSRFSEDEPEPSAEQANHRVTLKVVRGPDSGLSVALGQEEVLIGRRPGCHLVLTDPNVSRQHAVIERRQELYWLIDLDSTNGTYINGQRVHRQPLRPGDRIQIGDSELEVEWHY
- the rlmN gene encoding 23S rRNA (adenine(2503)-C(2))-methyltransferase RlmN, with translation MDRIDLRDLDWAEMQTLVKELGAEPYRAEQLFAWIHRRGSTAFEEMTDLPRSLRRVLAERSHIGSPVPERQLVSADGQTRKCLLRFPDGEGAETVLMLYPRRRTRDRVSTCISSQIGCALACRFCATGELGFRRNLRPSELVGQVYFWNRRLAAEDGGEAVTNVVYMGMGEPLLNYEAVVKSIRILSHPEGLNLGQRRVTVSTCGVVPGIRRLAEEGLSVRLAVSLHAADDELRNRLLPINRRFPLAELLSACRHYASRTRRRVTFAYLLLAGINDSPRHARRLGELLRGIPCQVNLIPYNSVRGKDFRPPSPEGVRAFREVLERFGLEASLREERGADISAACGQLRGG
- the rsmB gene encoding 16S rRNA (cytosine(967)-C(5))-methyltransferase RsmB produces the protein MEKAGIAARELALRVIFSVNERGAFSDLATTRALSASPLGRLDRSLVTELVSGTVKRRLTLDWALGRWLPRGMAGTPPWARNILRLAAYQILYLDRIPASAACDTAVELAKKYAPRTAGLVNAVLRSLARNGRPDLPPFSADPVTHLALKHSHPPWLVQRWLRRWGREWTEALMEAANRPPPLAVRVNTLKREPREVAAEFKARGQEVRESGYAPEGLVVEGLSFLEDLPGLQAGHYVFQDEGSMVVSHALSPREQSLTVDACAGLGTKTTHLAQLNHNRGDILAVDRQPGRLRLLRRACARLGVTCVRSLAADARRLPDLVDDTPEFVLVDAPCSGLGVLRRRADARWKKNPRDLAVLPALQLELLEAAWALLPSGGVLVYSTCTVEPEENQEVVRELRDRHPDLVPEDLNSHLPRPLPRPEDRQQAAQGWLQLYPHVHGTDGFFIARLRKR
- a CDS encoding zinc metallopeptidase; protein product: MWFPLFDPTLILLVPAIVLALYAQAKVQSTYQRYLRVPASSGLTGAAVARQLLDRAGVRNVRIEVTPRTLGDHYDPRARILRLSPEVYQSSSLAAIGVAAHEAGHAIQHHTRYLPLYLRSAFVPVAQLGSNLAFPLLFLGIILGWPELARIGVYAFVGVVLFQLITLPVEFNASNRAIALLSTGGYVHRQEIRAAREVLGAAALTYLAAALMAVLNLIRLLLISSAMGGREE